The following coding sequences are from one Humulus lupulus chromosome X, drHumLupu1.1, whole genome shotgun sequence window:
- the LOC133807454 gene encoding nuclear poly(A) polymerase 4-like isoform X2, which yields MEDVAELQPVPDAHVPVMKFKFQGISIDLLYASISLLVVPKDLDISHGSVLFEVDEQTVRSLNGCRVADQILKLVPNIEHFRTTLRCLKFWAKRRGVYSNVTGFLGGVNWALLVARVCQLYPNAIPSMLVSRFFRVYTQWRWPNPVMLCSIEENELGFPVWDPRKHPRDRFHLMPIITPAYPCMNSSYNVSASTLRVMTEQFQCGNRICEDIELNKVQWSALFEPYLFFEAYKNYLQVDILAVDADDLLAWRGWVESRLRQLTLKIERDTNGMLQCHPHPHEYVDTSRSSAHCSFFMGLQRKEGVKGQEGQQFDIRETVDEFRQDVNMYMFWKPGMDMFVSHVRRKQLPAFVFPDGYKRSRLSRHISPQAKKFSEDAAGCQPSSAEKKRKNDSDAVDAKPVKLHKQDSASPQRPSSVSPNSNLSGGVRLEFLGTDDSNCGSEFRSSGGLLESDKNISGKNVEIFQNITAELISSHLIPQAKETSEDAAVSQPSSAEKKRNNDSEAVNVKPIKQQKRISVGPQQPASVSPKSNRSGSVRLECLETGDANCSSEFRCSGGLLESEKHMLSNNAEMAQYVAKELVSRNISQQAKESREDAAGCLPSSTSTRKCQNDSEAMDVKPVKEQKQASTSPQQSASGSPESNRSGGVRSECLRNGGAKCTSEDTIGSHVEMAQKSMQESVFLKEQTFICVSDLPGPGHEFRPVDLTESGVSCAVPCSEFKEIHQVGHNGERVGNLTLVDMANVESTTAGRLLNWAEGAVDVDSELVKPYNQTSIIENAEQAFNPTSNVKILNCEGDVYAAAGSDSFTTGSGLLQTGL from the exons ATGGAAGATGTTGCAGAACTTCAACCAGTTCCTGATGCTCATGTCCCAGTAATGAAATTCAAGTTCCAAGGAATTTCAATTGATCTTCTGTATGCAAGTATATCTCTTTTGGTTGTTCCAAAA GATCTGGACATCTCTCATGGATCTGTGCTATTTGAAGTGGACGAGCAGACTGTTCGAAGTCTTAATGGGTGTAGGGTAGCAGATCAAATTCTTAAACTTGTCCCAAATATAGAG CATTTTCGTACAACTCTCAGATGTTTAAAATTTTGGGCTAAAAGGCGCGGTGTTTATTCAAAT GTTACTGGATTCCTTGGTGGTGTCAACTGGGCTCTTTTAGTTGCTCGAGTATGTCAGCTTTATCCCAATGCAATTCCTAGTATGCTGGTTTCTAGATTTTTCAGGGTTTATACACAATGGAGATGGCCAAATCCTGTGATGCTCTGTTCTATTGAGGAGAATGAACTTGGGTTCCCTGTTTGGGATCCTCGCAAACACCCTCGAGATCGATTTCATCTTATGCCCATAATAACTCCTGCTTACCCATGCATGAATTCTAGTTACAATGTCTCAGCAAGTACTTTACGAGTTATGACAGAGCAGTTCCAATGTGGTAACAGGATTTGTGAG GATATTGAGTTGAACAAGGTCCAGTGGAGTGCTCTGTTTGAGCCATATCTATTTTTCGAGGCGTACAAAAACTACTTGCAGGTGGATATTCTAGCGGTCGATGCTGATGATTTGCTAGCATGGAGGGGATGGGTAGAGTCTCGGCTTAGGCAGCTTACACTTAAG ATAGAGCGGGATACAAATGGGATGTTGCAATGCCATCCTCACCCACATGAGTATGTAGACACATCAAGGTCATCTGCACATTGTTCTTTCTTCATGGGCTTGCAGAGGAAAGAGGGAGTGAAGGGTCAAGAAGGTCAGCAGTTTGACATCCGTGAAACAGTTGACGAATTTAGGCAAGACGTAAACATGTATATGTTTTGGAAACCTGGGATGGATATGTTTGTTTCACATGTCCGTAGAAAGCAACTACCTGCCTTTGTCTTTCCTGATGGGTACAAACGGTCTCGATTGTCCAGGCACATAAGCCCACAGGCCAAAAAGTTCAGTGAAGATGCTGCAGGGTGCCAGCCTTCCTCTGctgagaagaagaggaaaaatgATTCTGATGCAGTGGATGCAAAGCCAGTCAAACTGCATAAGCAAGACTCTGCTAGCCCACAACGACCATCTTCTGTATCTCCCAATAGTAATTTGTCTGGTGGTGTTAGATTAGAGTTCTTAGGAACTGATGATTCGAACTGTGGTTCTGAGTTTAGGTCTTCTGGTGGACTGTTGGAGAGTGACAAAAATATATCAGGGAAGAATGTGGAGATTTTTCAAAATATCACGGCAGAACTCATTTCTAGTCATTTAATTCCACAGGCCAAAGAAACCAGTGAAGATGCTGCAGTGTCCCAGCCATCCTCTGCTGAAAAGAAGAGGAATAATGATTCTGAAGCAGTGAATGTGAAGCCAATCAAACAACAGAAGCGAATCTCAGTTGGTCCCCAACAACCAGCTTCTGTCTCTCCTAAAAGTAATAGGTCTGGTAGTGTTAGATTAGAGTGCCTGGAAACTGGTGATGCCAATTGCAGTTCTGAGTTTAGGTGTTCTGGTGGACTGTTGGAGAGTGAAAAGCATATGCTTAGCAATAATGCAGAGATGGCTCAATATGTTGCGAAAGAACTTGTCTCAAGAAACATAAGCCAACAGGCTAAAGAATCTAGAGAAGATGCCGCAGGGTGCCTGCCTTCTTCCACTTCTACAAGGAAGTGTCAAAATGATTCTGAAGCAATGGATGTGAAGCCAGTCAAAGAACAGAAGCAAGCCTCTACAAGTCCACAGCAATCAGCTTCTGGATCTCCAGAAAGTAATAGGTCTGGTGGTGTTAGATCAGAGTGCCTAAGGAATGGTGGTGCAAAGTGCACATCTGAGGATACAATTGGGAGTCATGTAGAGATGGCTCAGAAATCTATGCAAGAATCCGTTTTTCTGAAAGAGCAGACATTTATATGTGTATCTGATTTGCCTGGCCCTGGGCATGAGTTCAGGCCAGTTGATTTGACTGAGTCTGGTGTCTCATGTGCAGTACCTTGTTCAGAATTCAAGGAAATACACCAGGTTGGACATAACGGAGAGAGAGTTGGGAATTTGACATTAGTTGACATGGCAAATGTGGAAAGTACAACTGCTGGGAGGCTGCTGAATTGGGCAGAAGGTGCTGTTGATGTCGACTCGGAGCTAGTCAAACCATATAATCAAACATCAATCATAGAGAATGCCGAACAGGCATTTAATCCAACTTCTAATGTTAAGATCCTCAATTGCGAG GGTGATGTATATGCTGCTGCAGGTTCAGATAGCTTCACTACCGGGAGTGGGTTGCTTCAGACTGGGTTATAA
- the LOC133807262 gene encoding profilin has translation MSWQQYVDEHLMCDIEGGCLTSAAILGIDGSVWAQSATFPQFKPEEIVAIVKDFDEPGSLAPTGLFLGGTKYMVIQGEAGAVIRGKKGSGGVTVKKTNLALIIGIYEEPLTPGQCNMIVERLGDYLIEQGL, from the exons ATGTCGTGGCAACAGTACGTTGACGAGCACTTGATGTGCGATATCGAAGGCGGCTGTCTCACTTCGGCCGCGATCCTCGGCATAGACGGCAGCGTTTGGGCTCAGAGCGCCACCTTTCCTCAG TTTAAGCCTGAAGAAATAGTTGCTATTGTGAAAGATTTTGATGAGCCTGGATCACTTGCTCCAACTGGACTATTCCTTGGGGGCACAAAGTATATGGTCATCCAAGGTGAAGCAGGTGCTGTTATTCGAGGAAAGAAG GGTTCAGGAGGTGTTACTGTTAAGAAAACCAATCTGGCCTTGATAATTGGTATATATGAGGAACCTCTGACTCCTGGTCAGTGCAACATGATTGTTGAAAGGCTCGGAGATTACCTGATTGAGCAGGGTCTGTAG
- the LOC133807454 gene encoding nuclear poly(A) polymerase 4-like isoform X1, protein MVGSQNPNGSSSPAKKYGITKPISVAGPTDADLHRNDNLEKFLINSGLYESQEEAARREEVLGRIAEIVKDWVKVLTRQRGYTDQMVEDANAVIFTFGSYRLGVHGPGADIDTLCVGPSYVNREEDFFIVLHNILAEMEDVAELQPVPDAHVPVMKFKFQGISIDLLYASISLLVVPKDLDISHGSVLFEVDEQTVRSLNGCRVADQILKLVPNIEHFRTTLRCLKFWAKRRGVYSNVTGFLGGVNWALLVARVCQLYPNAIPSMLVSRFFRVYTQWRWPNPVMLCSIEENELGFPVWDPRKHPRDRFHLMPIITPAYPCMNSSYNVSASTLRVMTEQFQCGNRICEDIELNKVQWSALFEPYLFFEAYKNYLQVDILAVDADDLLAWRGWVESRLRQLTLKIERDTNGMLQCHPHPHEYVDTSRSSAHCSFFMGLQRKEGVKGQEGQQFDIRETVDEFRQDVNMYMFWKPGMDMFVSHVRRKQLPAFVFPDGYKRSRLSRHISPQAKKFSEDAAGCQPSSAEKKRKNDSDAVDAKPVKLHKQDSASPQRPSSVSPNSNLSGGVRLEFLGTDDSNCGSEFRSSGGLLESDKNISGKNVEIFQNITAELISSHLIPQAKETSEDAAVSQPSSAEKKRNNDSEAVNVKPIKQQKRISVGPQQPASVSPKSNRSGSVRLECLETGDANCSSEFRCSGGLLESEKHMLSNNAEMAQYVAKELVSRNISQQAKESREDAAGCLPSSTSTRKCQNDSEAMDVKPVKEQKQASTSPQQSASGSPESNRSGGVRSECLRNGGAKCTSEDTIGSHVEMAQKSMQESVFLKEQTFICVSDLPGPGHEFRPVDLTESGVSCAVPCSEFKEIHQVGHNGERVGNLTLVDMANVESTTAGRLLNWAEGAVDVDSELVKPYNQTSIIENAEQAFNPTSNVKILNCEGDVYAAAGSDSFTTGSGLLQTGL, encoded by the exons ATGGTGGGTTCTCAGAATCCGAATGGGTCATCATCGCCGGCCAAAAAGTACGGCATCACGAAGCCAATCTCTGTCGCGGGTCCCACCGACGCGGATCTTCATCGGAATGATAATTTGGAAAAG TTCTTGATTAATTCGGGGCTTTACGAGAGCCAAGAAGAAGCTGCTAGGAGAGAGGAGGTTCTTGGTCGCATTGCAGAG ATTGTAAAGGATTGGGTGAAGGTGTTAACTCGCCAAAGAGGCTATACAGATCAGATGGTGGAGGATGCAAATGCTGTCATATTCACCTTTGGGTCCTACAGATTAGGA GTGCATGGACCGGGGGCTGACATTGACACCCTGTGTGTTGGGCCATCCTATGTGAATCGAGAG GAAGATTTTTTTATTGTCTTGCACAATATACTGGCTGAAATGGAAGATGTTGCAGAACTTCAACCAGTTCCTGATGCTCATGTCCCAGTAATGAAATTCAAGTTCCAAGGAATTTCAATTGATCTTCTGTATGCAAGTATATCTCTTTTGGTTGTTCCAAAA GATCTGGACATCTCTCATGGATCTGTGCTATTTGAAGTGGACGAGCAGACTGTTCGAAGTCTTAATGGGTGTAGGGTAGCAGATCAAATTCTTAAACTTGTCCCAAATATAGAG CATTTTCGTACAACTCTCAGATGTTTAAAATTTTGGGCTAAAAGGCGCGGTGTTTATTCAAAT GTTACTGGATTCCTTGGTGGTGTCAACTGGGCTCTTTTAGTTGCTCGAGTATGTCAGCTTTATCCCAATGCAATTCCTAGTATGCTGGTTTCTAGATTTTTCAGGGTTTATACACAATGGAGATGGCCAAATCCTGTGATGCTCTGTTCTATTGAGGAGAATGAACTTGGGTTCCCTGTTTGGGATCCTCGCAAACACCCTCGAGATCGATTTCATCTTATGCCCATAATAACTCCTGCTTACCCATGCATGAATTCTAGTTACAATGTCTCAGCAAGTACTTTACGAGTTATGACAGAGCAGTTCCAATGTGGTAACAGGATTTGTGAG GATATTGAGTTGAACAAGGTCCAGTGGAGTGCTCTGTTTGAGCCATATCTATTTTTCGAGGCGTACAAAAACTACTTGCAGGTGGATATTCTAGCGGTCGATGCTGATGATTTGCTAGCATGGAGGGGATGGGTAGAGTCTCGGCTTAGGCAGCTTACACTTAAG ATAGAGCGGGATACAAATGGGATGTTGCAATGCCATCCTCACCCACATGAGTATGTAGACACATCAAGGTCATCTGCACATTGTTCTTTCTTCATGGGCTTGCAGAGGAAAGAGGGAGTGAAGGGTCAAGAAGGTCAGCAGTTTGACATCCGTGAAACAGTTGACGAATTTAGGCAAGACGTAAACATGTATATGTTTTGGAAACCTGGGATGGATATGTTTGTTTCACATGTCCGTAGAAAGCAACTACCTGCCTTTGTCTTTCCTGATGGGTACAAACGGTCTCGATTGTCCAGGCACATAAGCCCACAGGCCAAAAAGTTCAGTGAAGATGCTGCAGGGTGCCAGCCTTCCTCTGctgagaagaagaggaaaaatgATTCTGATGCAGTGGATGCAAAGCCAGTCAAACTGCATAAGCAAGACTCTGCTAGCCCACAACGACCATCTTCTGTATCTCCCAATAGTAATTTGTCTGGTGGTGTTAGATTAGAGTTCTTAGGAACTGATGATTCGAACTGTGGTTCTGAGTTTAGGTCTTCTGGTGGACTGTTGGAGAGTGACAAAAATATATCAGGGAAGAATGTGGAGATTTTTCAAAATATCACGGCAGAACTCATTTCTAGTCATTTAATTCCACAGGCCAAAGAAACCAGTGAAGATGCTGCAGTGTCCCAGCCATCCTCTGCTGAAAAGAAGAGGAATAATGATTCTGAAGCAGTGAATGTGAAGCCAATCAAACAACAGAAGCGAATCTCAGTTGGTCCCCAACAACCAGCTTCTGTCTCTCCTAAAAGTAATAGGTCTGGTAGTGTTAGATTAGAGTGCCTGGAAACTGGTGATGCCAATTGCAGTTCTGAGTTTAGGTGTTCTGGTGGACTGTTGGAGAGTGAAAAGCATATGCTTAGCAATAATGCAGAGATGGCTCAATATGTTGCGAAAGAACTTGTCTCAAGAAACATAAGCCAACAGGCTAAAGAATCTAGAGAAGATGCCGCAGGGTGCCTGCCTTCTTCCACTTCTACAAGGAAGTGTCAAAATGATTCTGAAGCAATGGATGTGAAGCCAGTCAAAGAACAGAAGCAAGCCTCTACAAGTCCACAGCAATCAGCTTCTGGATCTCCAGAAAGTAATAGGTCTGGTGGTGTTAGATCAGAGTGCCTAAGGAATGGTGGTGCAAAGTGCACATCTGAGGATACAATTGGGAGTCATGTAGAGATGGCTCAGAAATCTATGCAAGAATCCGTTTTTCTGAAAGAGCAGACATTTATATGTGTATCTGATTTGCCTGGCCCTGGGCATGAGTTCAGGCCAGTTGATTTGACTGAGTCTGGTGTCTCATGTGCAGTACCTTGTTCAGAATTCAAGGAAATACACCAGGTTGGACATAACGGAGAGAGAGTTGGGAATTTGACATTAGTTGACATGGCAAATGTGGAAAGTACAACTGCTGGGAGGCTGCTGAATTGGGCAGAAGGTGCTGTTGATGTCGACTCGGAGCTAGTCAAACCATATAATCAAACATCAATCATAGAGAATGCCGAACAGGCATTTAATCCAACTTCTAATGTTAAGATCCTCAATTGCGAG GGTGATGTATATGCTGCTGCAGGTTCAGATAGCTTCACTACCGGGAGTGGGTTGCTTCAGACTGGGTTATAA